One part of the Plasmodium yoelii strain 17X genome assembly, chromosome: 13 genome encodes these proteins:
- a CDS encoding DNA topoisomerase III, whose translation MGRIKVLNVAEKPSVASAIVSILSKGKSNKKKSYSKYNPVFTFDYKMENETWSMFVTSVTGHLTDQKFDDKYKNWNNTDPHELFDAKITIYIDKDKKPIENNLKKYSKDCNVLILWLDCDREGEHICFEVINACSVTNKKLKIHRAQFSAVTEKDIKYAINNLKSPNKNLAQSVDVRREIDLRMGSIFTRFMTIRYFKLVQNDTKIISYGPCQFPTLGFVVNRYLQIKNFNNEYYWTIKMGYLYQDKNCNNSNLFLDNIGKNKKEREKKKKKKKGKKKKNCTDYYSSDDDANNSYDINNRPDSSNTNYVVDFTWSRLKLFDHLGVVLIYEDLLKNPLCRISNIFEKEVKKYRPFPLNTLQMTKLVSKYFHISSKECMNIAEKLYNKGYISYPRTETNYFVDSMNLRKIIHELKKNNIFGSYATKLAEKNSCKPRKGKLNDKAHPPIHPVKNMNKANNVDFKEWKIYEFICRHFLAVCSDDAIGFDTKVIANIGEEQFYCKGLKIKNKNYLEIYIYEKWNDKILPPFQINDEFYPYSLVVEEGITQPPKYLSESDLLSLMDKYGIGTDATMHEHIENIQKRNYVYKNSKNLFIPTKLGIALILSYKKFKDIGVDLTEPSLRAKMERDMFLVASGEKGKNEIIRNYIDIMKYIYQEIYNRIDLLDENINYYINNPEILN comes from the coding sequence ATGGGGCGCATAAAAGTTCTAAATGTGGCTGAAAAGCCGTCTGTTGCATCAGCAATTGTTTCGATCCTTAGTAAAGggaaaagtaataaaaaaaaaagttatagtAAATATAATCCTGTATTCACATTTGAttataaaatggaaaatgaAACATGGTCTATGTTTGTAACATCTGTAACGGGCCATTTAACAGATCAAAAATTTGAtgataaatacaaaaattgGAATAATACAGATCCACATGAATTGTTTGATGCtaaaataactatatatatagacaAAGATAAAAAGCctattgaaaataatttaaaaaaatattcaaaagattgcaatgttttaattttatggTTAGATTGTGATAGAGAAGGAGAGCATATTTGTTTTGAAGTAATAAATGCATGTTCTGTTACTAataagaaattaaaaattcacAGAGCTCAGTTTTCAGCTGTTACagaaaaagatataaaatatgcaaTTAACAATTTGAAGTCCCCAAATAAAAACTTGGCTCAAAGTGTAGATGTTAGAAGAGAAATTGATTTAAGAATGGGTTCCATTTTCACTAGATTTATGACTATTCGGTATTTTAAATTAGTACAAAACGACACAAAAATTATTAGTTACGGACCATGTCAATTCCCTACATTAGGATTTGTGGTAAATAGATAtctacaaataaaaaattttaacaaCGAATACTATTGGACTATCAAAATGGGATATCTATATCAggataaaaattgtaataattcTAATCTTTTTTTGGACAATATtggaaagaataaaaaagagcgtgaaaaaaaaaaaaaaaaaaaaaaaggtaaaaaaaagaaaaattgcACCGATTATTATAGTAGTGATGATGATGCAAATAATAGTTATGATATAAACAATAGACCAGATTCATCAAATACTAATTATGTTGTTGATTTTACCTGGTCTcgattaaaattatttgacCATTTAGGAgttgttttaatttatgaAGACTTGTTAAAAAATCCTTTATGTAGGATATCAAACATTTTCGAAAaagaagtaaaaaaatatcgtCCATTCCCTTTAAATACATTACAAATGACTAAACTAGTTTCAAAGTATTTTCATATATCTTCAAAAGAATGTATGAATATCGctgaaaaattatacaacAAAGGTTATATTAGTTATCCTAGGACAGAAACTAATTATTTTGTAGATTCTATGAACTTACGAAAAATCATAcacgaattaaaaaaaaataatatttttggtAGCTATGCTACGAAATTAGCTGAAAAAAATAGTTGTAAACCTAGAAAAGGGAAATTAAATGATAAAGCACATCCTCCTATACACCcagttaaaaatatgaacaaggCAAACAATGTTgattttaaagaatggaaaatatatgaatttatttGTAGACATTTTTTAGCTGTTTGTAGTGATGATGCAATAGGTTTTGATACAAAAGTTATTGCTAATATAGGAGAGGAACAATTTTATTGCAAAggattaaaaataaaaaataaaaattatctagaaatttatatatatgaaaaatggAATGATAAAATTTTGCCACCTTTTCAAATTAATGATGAATTTTATCCATATAGTTTGGTAGTCGAAGAAGGAATAACACAACCACCAAAGTATTTATCCGAATCTGATTTGTTATCACTTATGGATAAATATGGTATAGGAACTGATGCAACAATGCATGaacatatagaaaatattcaaaaaagaaattatgtttataaaaattctaaaaatttatttattccaaCAAAATTGGGAATTGCATTAATATTgtcttataaaaaatttaaagataTAGGTGTAGATTTAACCGAGCCATCTTTAAGAGCTAAGATGGAAAGAGATATGTTTTTAGTAGCTTCAGGTGAAAagggaaaaaatgaaattataagaaattatattgatataatgaaatatatatatcaggAAATATACAACAGGATAGATTTACTTGATGAAAATatcaattattatataaataatccaGAAATACTGAATTAg
- a CDS encoding nucleoside transporter 1 — translation MSKIKESSSGILGSNNTNKESSKKNAGSIALPITYALIGVSCLNVWNSALGLNIKIKYNIFQMAGLLTSSVLALFVNYPRVLLPSSLGVLTLLCAGFQIAHQTFSDSAFDTYCLAAFITIGLMAGIAQTIAFAIGTTKESNMSGYISAGIGMSGVLIFCINLALDYIVSEAKKYGINKSKLLILFSVSEIFLIVTIVCCVLYIDLFPKNDNNKDSTDIEKAEEKEGRLSLIEILKDGYKAILSIFLVNWLSLQLFPGIGHKKWQESHGMTDNNVTIIVGMFQVFDFISRYPPNFTHIKIFKYFTFSLNTLLIANFLRLLLIPWFVLNAAVSNPFFTNIVQQCICMATLAFTNGWFNTVPFIVFVKELKKVKHQKDIETISRIMVVSLFFGLFFGMLTTCLYDYFPIVISKNQIV, via the coding sequence ATGAGTAAAATTAAAGAATCATCTAGTGGTATATTAGGTTCTAATAATACCAACAAAGAATCATCGAAAAAAAATGCAGGGTCTATAGCATTACCAATAACATATGCATTAATTGGTGTCAGTTGCTTAAATGTATGGAATTCAGCATTGggtttaaatattaaaattaagtACAATATATTTCAGATGGCAGGTTTGTTAACTTCCTCTGTTTTAGCCCTTTTTGTAAATTACCCAAGAGTTTTGTTACCATCTAGTTTAGGAGTATTGACTTTATTATGTGCTGGTTTTCAGATAGCACACCAAACATTTTCTGATTCTGCATTTGATACATACTGTTTAGCAGCTTTTATAACAATTGGGTTAATGGCTGGAATAGCTCAAACTATTGCTTTTGCTATTGGAACAACTAAAGAAAGTAATATGAGTGGATACATATCTGCAGGTATTGGAATGTCAGGAGTTTTAATATTTTGCATTAATTTAGCTCTAGATTATATAGTTTCAGaagcaaaaaaatatggaataaataaatccaagctattaattttatttagtgtttccgaaatatttttaattgtcACAATTGTTTGTTGTGTATTGTATATAGATTTATTCCCCAaaaatgacaataataaaGATTCAACAGATATTGAAAAGGCAGAGGAAAAAGAAGGCCGATTATCACTCATTGAGATACTTAAAGATGGTTATAAAGCcattttatctatatttttagttAATTGGTTATCTTTACAATTATTTCCAGGAATTGGTCATAAAAAATGGCAAGAAAGCCACGGAATGACTGATAATAATGTTACTATAATAGTAGGAATGTTTCAAGTTTTTGATTTTATTAGTAGATACCCACCAAATTTTACCCAtatcaaaattttcaaatatttcaCATTTTCATTGAATACTCTTTTAATTGCTAATTTCCTACGTTTATTATTAATCCCATGGTTTGTATTAAATGCAGCAGTTTCAAATccattttttacaaatatagTTCAGCAATGCATTTGTATGGCTACCCTTGCTTTTACTAATGGATGGTTTAATACAGTCCCATTTATTGTATTTGTTAAAGAGCTTAAAAAAGTAAAACATCAAAAAGATATAGAAACTATTTCAAGAATTATGGttgtatcattattttttggtTTATTCTTTGGTATGTTAACCACATGCTTATACGATTATTTCCCAATTGTAATttcaaaaaatcaaatagtctaa
- a CDS encoding DNA/RNA-binding protein Alba 4: MENNKKNNQKQNSIDETEFPNSKVLLVSVKRTRRFLERTARELLAGGTRYIILSGLGDALPLCVQLQASLQSKNAATVVKIETSYSYFNTNYSYTPGLKIYMEKHPEFKGSRISPGYVSFCEKPDKFTPIFDETPNEYICSVNAGDNNLHVGGEGINAAFSELLSAHGHEVDKYESLFKELLSKAVKENSEKADDEVKSVLYESVEKKYPDVKLALCRVRNSLKKGSDNTTGSVFIVTFKKKFPHKKEKNMGMVYVVGPKGKNFNSVEDFLDAVHETAENLMTALCDYNGLVKREEIKHVRMNTCRICLFSGHAFKHSNASKLDVAKSILNGLAVGYRHGPSPRLNFAYDENVFKDAWIETTGLQVFNHNEKEQ, from the exons ATGGAgaataataagaaaaataatcaaaaacAAAACAGTATAGATGAAACTGAATTCCCCAATTCAAAAGTATTATTAGTATCAGTAAAACGAACTAGAAGATTTTTAGAAAGAACTGCAAGGGAATTGTTAGCAGGAGGTACaagatatattatacttagtGGATTAGGAGATGCTTTACCACTTTGTGTACAATTACAAGCTTCATTACAATCTAAAAATGCTGCTACTGTTGTTAAAATAGAAACATCTTATAGTTATTTTAATACCAATTATTCATATACACCTggattaaaaatatatatggaaAAACATCCAGAATTTAAAGGATCCCGAATATCACCAGGATATGTCAGTTTTTGTGAAAAACCTGATAAATTTACTCCTATCTTTGACGAAACAcctaatgaatatatatgctCAGTCAATGCAGGAGATAATAATTTACATGTAGGAGGAGAAGGAATCAACGCCGCCTTTTCCGAATTATTATCTGCACATGGTCACGAAGTTGATAAATACGAATCACTATTTAAA GAATTATTAAGCAAGGCAGTTAAGGAAAACAGCGAAAAAGCCGATGATGAAGTTAAGTCTGTTTTATATGAAagtgttgaaaaaaaatatcccGATGTAAAATTAGCATTATGCAGAGTTAGAAACAGTCTTAAAAAAGGAAGCGATAATACAACAGGATCCGTTTTTATTGTTactttcaaaaaaaaattcccccataaaaaagaaaaaaatatgggtATGGTTTATGTTGTAGGACcaaaaggaaaaaatttCAATAGCGTCGAAGATTTCTTAGATGCTGTACATGAAACAGCAGAAAACTTAATGACCGCATTATGTGATTATAACGGATTAGTAAAAAGAGAAGAAATTAAACATGTAAGAATGAATACATGCAGAATATGTTTATTCTCAGGACATGCATTTAAGCATAGCAACGCATCTAAATTAGATGTTGCAAAGTCTATCTTAAATGGTCTTGCTGTTGGATATAGACATGGTCCATCACCTAGATTAAATTTTGCATATGATGAAAATGTCTTTAAAGATGCATGGATAGAAACAACTGGACTTCAAGTTTTTAATCATAATGAAAAagaacaataa
- a CDS encoding ethanolamine-phosphate cytidylyltransferase, putative, giving the protein MSSEFLVDTIYNHEYLKKVLGLIKSIKKNNKFDYIEKIYEQFNIEEDEEIYNKFFNELENINNNGTINSNNRRRNGNYINKYASDYNNNVNCCNNNNHHCSGNPPIIPEDDKDANSYLSNNSEEINEFDIDSYDSSFEKKAKEKRIYVDGIFDLSHSGHFNAMRQAKKLGDVVVVGINSDEDALNSKGVTPIYTQEERGALIAGCKWVDEVIIGTKYNVDMELLKKYNCDYAAHGSDIAYDRNGVCCYEDVQKNNRLKVFERSYGISTTTIVNHLLQIVSNANRIGSPHIHNLKNNNLLDVKDEEKNKNCDANSMGSVENIADNINSTEDKTNLKNGKNDSNDIDNNNIKMVKGDKKKNSDVMPSNIKGLMNKNKGYIAASQIYLFMEKHEKKKHHKVVYVDGSFDMFHLGHLKIIENAKKLGDYLLVGIYSDETVRKLKGNHFPITSVLERTLTVLAMKGVDDVVICAPWVITESFIKRFQIDTVVRGSISDYNYSSFGPDPYTIPKKLNIFKEIPSESDMTTFEIISRIEKNKQYLLSIISARKKKEENIWKNNNSYTLK; this is encoded by the exons atgtcgaGTGAATTTTTAGTTGATACAATTTATAATCATGAATATTTGAAAAAGGTTTTAGGCTTAATAAAAagtataaagaaaaataataagtttgattatattgaaaaaatatatgagcAATTTAATATAGAGGAGGacgaagaaatatataataaatttttcaatGAATTggaaaacataaataataatggaactataaatagtaataatagacGACGTAACggaaattatataaataaatatgcctctgattataataataatgtaaattgttgtaacaataataatcatCATTGTTCTGGAAATCCTCCGATTATTCCTGAAGATGATAAGGATGCTAATAGCtatttatcaaataattCTGAGGAAATTAATGAATTTGATATAGACTCATATGATTCatcatttgaaaaaaaagcCAAGGAAAAAAGAATATATGTGGATGGTATTTTTGACCTATCGCATTCAGGTCATTTCAATGCTATGCGACAAGCCAAAAAATTAGGAGATGTTGTTGTCGTTGGAATTAATTCAGATGAAGATGCTTTAAATTCAAAAGGCGTTACTCCAATATATACACAAGAAGAAAGAGGAGCATTAATAGCGGGTTGTAAATGGGTTGATGAGGTTATTATaggaacaaaatataatgtagatatggaattattaaaaaaatataattgtgATTATGCAGCTCATGGTAGTGATATTGCGTATGATCGCAATGGAGTATGCTGCTATGAAGATgtgcaaaaaaataatcgATTAAAAGTATTTGAAAGGAGTTATGGAATATCAACTACAACTATTGTAAATCATTTGTTACAAATCGTTAGCAATGCAAATAGAATTGGTTCACCTCATATACataatctaaaaaataataacctATTAGATGTAAAggatgaagaaaaaaataaaaattgtgatGCAAATAGTATGGGTAGTGTTGAAAATATCGCggataatataaattctaCAGAAgataaaacaaatttaaaaaatggcaAAAATGATTCAAACGACATAGATAACAATAATATCAAAATGGTAAAAGgcgacaaaaaaaaaaacagtgATGTTATGCCATCAAATATAAAAGGtttaatgaataaaaataaaggcTATATAGCAGcttcacaaatatatttatttatggaaaaacatgaaaaaaaaaagcatcATAAAGTTGTATATGTAGATGGATCATTTGATATGTTCCATTTAGgacatttaaaaattatagaaaatgCTAAAAAATTAGGGGACTATTTATTAGTAGGAATATATTCAGATGAAACTGTTAGGAAACTCAAAGGAAATCATTTTCCAATTACATCAGTATTAGAAAGGACCTTAACGGTTTTAGCTATGAAAGGTGTCGACGATGTAGTTATTTGCGCACCATGGGTCATAACAGAAAGTTTTATTAAACGCTTTCAAATTGACACAGTTGTTAGAGGTTCTATATCAGATTATAATTATTCGAGTTTTGGTCCTGATCCATATACTATACCCAagaaattaaatatatttaaggAAATTCCATCAGAATCG GATATGACTACCTTTGAAATAATTAGTAGaattgaaaaaaacaaacaataTTTGTTGAGTATCATCTCAGCAAG aaaaaagaaagaagAAAACATTTGGAAAAATAACAATTcgtatactttaaaataa
- a CDS encoding leucine-rich repeat protein — protein MEYVLNDDEIKKVVQKNDAYYSLIELNDVLYLNNKLYKKIECLQNLNNLKALYLNNNALERICGLDSCVNLVALYLNSNRISKIENLSSLKKLRILNLEDNYINVIENLENLCYLEDLNLSSNCLGDKGCCMVSLLENNKCLTILNLSNNKIEEDILDNLSNLKNLNILYIMNNPGLSKYKNYRKLFVHTLKNLTFLDYKPITNEERRCVQAFFAYGTKGEQDELKKIKLEQKMEHEHSVEYFRKYLMNKQDGE, from the exons atggaaTACGTATTAAATGatgatgaaattaaaaaGGTGGTCCAAAAGAATGACGCGTACTACTCTCTTATCGAATTAAACGACGtactatatttaaataataagttatataaaaaaatagaatgcCTTCAAAACTTGAACAATTTAAAAGCATTATATCTAAATAACAATG catTAGAAAGGATTTGTGGATTAGACAGCTGTGTAAACCTAGTTGCTCT TTATTTAAACTCCAACAGAATTtcaaaaattgaaaatttgAGTTCGTTAAAAAAATTGCgaatattaaatttagaagataattatattaatgtgATAGAGAATTTAG AAAATTTGTGTTATCTTGAAGACCTAAACTTGAGTAGCAATTGCTTAGGCGATAAGGGATGTTGTATGGTATCacttttagaaaataataaatgtcttactattttaaatcttagtaataataaaattgaagaGGACATTTTGGACAATCTTTCCAACTTGAAAAAtctaaacattttatatataatgaataacCCAGGA ttatcaaaatataaaaattaccGAAAATTATTTGTGCACACATTGAAAAACTTAACATTTCTGGATTATAAGCCAATTACAAATGAAGAGAGAag gTGTGTCCAAGCCTTTTTTGCGTATGGAACGAAAGGAGAGCaagatgaattaaaaaagataaagcTAGAACAGAAAATGGAACATGAGCATTCAGTTGAAT ATTTCAGGAAATATTTGATGAATAAACAAGATGGAGAATAG